A stretch of the Candidatus Cetobacterium colombiensis genome encodes the following:
- the htpX gene encoding zinc metalloprotease HtpX, which produces MQGFKTFILMLIMTLLLLFIGGAIGGRAGMTIALVLAGVMNFVSYWFSDKIVLSMYGAQELPENHKVYWITKKLADSAGLPMPKVYIINESQPNAFATGRNPHHAAVAVTRGLVELMDDNELSGVIGHELGHVSHRDILIQSVAATLAGAIAYMANMAKWAAIFGGGRRDEDDNHGGIFGLLAISIFAPLAAMLVQMAISRSREYKADNFGATICGHPRYLANALRKLESYSTRIPMDAAPATENMFIVSPLAGNKMANLFSTHPSTADRIRRLEEM; this is translated from the coding sequence ATGCAAGGGTTTAAAACGTTTATATTAATGCTTATAATGACATTATTATTACTATTCATCGGAGGAGCTATCGGTGGAAGAGCAGGAATGACAATAGCTTTAGTTTTAGCGGGAGTTATGAATTTTGTTTCTTATTGGTTTAGTGACAAAATTGTTTTATCTATGTATGGAGCACAAGAGTTGCCAGAGAATCACAAAGTTTATTGGATAACAAAGAAACTAGCGGACAGCGCAGGATTACCAATGCCAAAAGTATATATTATAAATGAAAGTCAACCAAATGCTTTTGCAACAGGAAGAAACCCTCATCATGCGGCAGTAGCAGTAACAAGAGGATTAGTAGAGCTTATGGATGATAATGAATTATCAGGAGTAATAGGACACGAATTAGGTCATGTTTCTCACAGAGACATTTTAATTCAAAGTGTGGCGGCAACATTAGCTGGAGCAATAGCTTACATGGCAAATATGGCAAAATGGGCAGCAATATTTGGTGGTGGAAGAAGAGATGAAGATGATAATCATGGAGGAATTTTTGGATTATTAGCAATAAGTATTTTTGCACCATTAGCAGCGATGCTAGTTCAAATGGCAATTTCAAGAAGTAGAGAATATAAAGCTGATAATTTTGGAGCAACAATATGCGGGCATCCAAGATATTTAGCTAATGCTTTAAGAAAATTAGAATCATATTCAACAAGAATTCCTATGGATGCAGCACCAGCTACAGAAAATATGTTCATAGTTTCTCCATTAGCAGGAAATAAGATGGCTAATTTATTTAGTACACATCCTAGTACTGCTGATAGAATAAGAAGATTAGAAGAGATGTAA
- a CDS encoding DUF2156 domain-containing protein — protein MDWKKLTIESRDIIQEFLQNKFETSDMNFTNIFLWSFSEDIQYVVNDEVLYIRGFYEGNEYYFLPVSKENNKEKIVEAVRKIKENNGKIVFIPEEYVELLKEYFLIQEERDSFDYIYLQKDLAELKGRKFSSKKNKINKFKKEYNFTYEKISKENIEDIRIFQREWTENRKDDNIILSETLGIEQLLNNYEKLELRGGVIKVDEKIVSYAIGEKLSDSMGVIHIEKGLFDYQGSYQMINMYVAKEEFSDVEFMNREDDFGSLGLREAKLSYQPIKFIKKYSI, from the coding sequence ATGGATTGGAAAAAATTGACAATAGAAAGCAGAGACATAATTCAAGAATTTTTACAAAATAAATTTGAAACATCAGATATGAATTTTACAAATATCTTTTTATGGAGCTTTAGTGAAGATATTCAATATGTAGTAAATGATGAAGTTCTTTATATAAGAGGATTTTATGAAGGGAATGAATACTATTTTTTACCAGTTTCTAAAGAAAATAATAAAGAAAAAATAGTAGAAGCTGTAAGAAAAATTAAAGAAAATAACGGGAAAATTGTTTTTATTCCTGAAGAATATGTAGAGTTATTAAAAGAATATTTTCTAATTCAAGAAGAGAGAGATTCTTTTGATTATATTTATTTACAAAAAGATTTAGCAGAGTTAAAAGGAAGAAAGTTTTCTTCTAAAAAGAATAAAATTAATAAATTTAAAAAAGAATATAATTTTACTTATGAAAAAATTTCTAAGGAAAATATTGAAGACATCAGAATTTTTCAAAGAGAGTGGACTGAAAATAGAAAAGATGATAATATTATACTATCAGAGACTTTAGGAATAGAGCAACTTCTTAACAATTATGAAAAATTAGAATTGAGAGGTGGAGTAATAAAAGTTGATGAAAAAATAGTATCTTACGCAATAGGAGAAAAGTTAAGTGACAGCATGGGAGTAATACACATAGAAAAAGGTTTATTTGATTATCAAGGAAGTTATCAAATGATAAATATGTATGTTGCAAAAGAAGAGTTCTCTGATGTTGAATTTATGAATAGAGAAGATGACTTTGGAAGTTTAGGGTTAAGAGAGGCAAAACTTTCTTATCAACCTATAAAATTTATAAAAAAATACAGTATATAG
- a CDS encoding leucyl aminopeptidase: MFKVINKIEKGYDLNVTLVFEEQIKICEFLSPENIKLIERLINKKEFTGKKGELLKIDFIERDNLVSMYYVGMGKEEDFNLDVYREVVFDVLSKEKGEVLISGQNEKLLNYNVLGEIASNLNYNFDTFKNKKGEKLEINLFVAEKEIDFSETIALGEATDIARDLVDQPANIINPITLSEKALELGKKYGFEVEILDEKQIEDLGMNLLMAVGRASVTKPRLIVMRYLNGKDNNEKIGLVGKGLTYDTGGLCIKPADSMFEMKSDMAGAASVIGAMCAIANRKVEKNVVAIVPACENAINGNAYRPGDIITSMNGKSVEIINTDAEGRLALADAITYAVRNEKVTEIVDLATLTGAILVALGSLTTGVFSNNDEKYDLLERSSKEYGEKIWRMPLFNEYEDLLKSTVADVKHTGGRMGGSITAAKFLEGFVEGLPWIHMDIAGTAFNSSVKWVKKGATGVGVKTLYSYVKNR, from the coding sequence ATGTTTAAAGTTATTAACAAAATAGAAAAAGGTTATGATTTAAATGTTACACTAGTATTTGAAGAACAAATAAAAATTTGTGAGTTTTTATCCCCAGAAAATATAAAATTAATAGAAAGATTAATTAATAAAAAAGAGTTTACAGGAAAAAAAGGTGAACTTTTAAAAATAGATTTTATAGAAAGAGATAACCTTGTTTCAATGTATTATGTTGGAATGGGAAAAGAAGAAGATTTTAATTTAGATGTTTACAGAGAAGTTGTTTTTGATGTTTTATCTAAAGAAAAAGGTGAGGTTTTAATTTCTGGACAAAACGAAAAATTATTAAATTATAATGTGTTAGGAGAAATAGCTTCAAATTTAAACTATAATTTTGATACTTTTAAAAATAAAAAAGGAGAAAAATTAGAAATAAATTTATTTGTTGCAGAAAAAGAAATAGACTTTTCTGAAACAATAGCTTTAGGAGAAGCTACAGATATTGCTAGAGATTTAGTAGATCAACCAGCAAATATAATTAATCCAATAACTCTTTCTGAAAAAGCTTTAGAGTTGGGGAAAAAATATGGATTTGAAGTTGAAATTTTAGATGAAAAACAGATAGAAGATTTAGGAATGAACTTATTAATGGCTGTTGGAAGAGCTTCAGTGACAAAGCCAAGATTAATAGTTATGAGATATTTAAATGGAAAAGATAATAATGAGAAAATAGGATTAGTAGGAAAAGGATTGACATATGATACTGGTGGTCTTTGTATAAAACCTGCAGATTCTATGTTTGAAATGAAGAGTGATATGGCAGGAGCGGCTTCTGTAATTGGTGCGATGTGTGCAATAGCTAACAGAAAAGTTGAAAAAAATGTTGTAGCAATAGTTCCAGCTTGTGAAAATGCAATAAATGGCAATGCTTATAGACCTGGAGATATAATAACGTCTATGAATGGAAAAAGTGTTGAAATTATAAATACTGATGCTGAGGGTAGATTAGCATTAGCAGATGCTATAACGTATGCAGTAAGAAATGAAAAAGTTACTGAAATTGTTGATTTAGCAACTCTTACTGGAGCAATACTTGTAGCATTAGGAAGCTTAACAACAGGTGTATTCTCAAATAATGATGAAAAGTATGACTTATTAGAGAGAAGTAGTAAAGAATATGGTGAAAAAATTTGGAGAATGCCTTTATTTAATGAATATGAAGATCTTTTAAAATCTACAGTAGCAGATGTGAAGCATACTGGTGGAAGAATGGGAGGATCAATAACGGCAGCTAAATTCTTAGAAGGATTTGTGGAAGGATTACCTTGGATACATATGGATATAGCGGGAACAGCATTTAATAGCAGTGTTAAATGGGTTAAAAAAGGTGCTACAGGTGTAGGAGTAAAAACATTATATAGTTATGTAAAAAATAGATAA
- a CDS encoding GNAT family N-acetyltransferase codes for MLKDQLKNLWKDLFNDEWSYIDWYFENIYQENTTKTYLEDNYLKGMLFENKYHLSIGDERFLGRYLVGVGVAPERRGEGIMKNLLLKSLKKAKEFGEEFVYLTPIDKEIYEPFGFGYISKLSKYEVDFSALQEFKRKFKVEKIESTNYKEELLIKLKEFYRENSKEYFVKVAREKEDYKKILSEIFCEDGLVYISYDLFEKINGYIFLTKSKNICVKEFLFNDKDTLESLLSVLYGYKNYYEKLEFIFPENTYLEDYFKSEKNVKKIIKNKVQARILDVEKVLKRISGNLRENEEIIIHVQDNYFPENNGSFKLSFKNVERTLEEFHISLKIKELTILSYGFRDFNSLKKLESFYVKNKDKEEILSKIFQKKVNYFNQDF; via the coding sequence ATGTTAAAAGATCAATTGAAAAATTTGTGGAAAGATTTATTTAATGATGAATGGAGTTATATAGATTGGTATTTTGAAAATATTTATCAAGAAAACACAACAAAGACATATTTAGAAGATAACTATTTAAAAGGGATGTTATTTGAAAATAAATATCATTTATCTATTGGTGACGAAAGATTTTTAGGTAGATATTTAGTGGGAGTAGGTGTAGCTCCAGAGAGAAGAGGAGAGGGAATAATGAAAAATCTTCTCTTAAAAAGTCTAAAAAAAGCTAAGGAATTTGGAGAAGAATTTGTTTACTTAACTCCAATTGATAAAGAAATCTATGAGCCGTTTGGTTTTGGTTATATTTCAAAACTTTCAAAGTATGAAGTGGATTTTTCAGCCCTCCAAGAATTTAAAAGAAAATTTAAAGTTGAAAAAATAGAAAGTACAAACTATAAAGAGGAACTTCTAATTAAACTAAAGGAATTTTATAGAGAAAATTCAAAAGAATATTTTGTAAAAGTAGCTAGAGAAAAAGAGGATTATAAAAAGATACTTTCAGAAATTTTTTGTGAAGATGGATTAGTTTATATTAGTTATGATTTATTTGAAAAAATAAATGGATATATATTTTTAACAAAATCAAAAAATATATGTGTAAAAGAGTTTTTATTTAATGATAAAGATACATTAGAAAGTTTATTATCAGTATTATATGGATATAAAAATTATTATGAAAAATTAGAATTTATTTTTCCTGAAAATACATACTTAGAAGATTATTTTAAATCAGAAAAAAATGTAAAAAAAATAATAAAGAATAAAGTTCAGGCAAGAATATTAGATGTTGAAAAAGTTTTGAAAAGAATAAGTGGAAATTTAAGAGAAAACGAAGAGATTATTATTCATGTTCAAGATAATTATTTTCCAGAAAACAATGGATCGTTTAAATTAAGTTTTAAAAATGTAGAAAGAACATTAGAAGAATTCCATATAAGTTTGAAAATTAAAGAATTAACTATTTTAAGTTATGGGTTTAGAGATTTTAATTCTTTGAAAAAATTGGAAAGTTTTTATGTAAAAAATAAGGATAAAGAAGAAATACTTAGTAAAATATTTCAAAAGAAAGTAAATTATTTTAATCAAGATTTTTAA
- a CDS encoding DUF2628 domain-containing protein, which translates to MDEKLKYVQKHSGSLEDFVKKNSSYYLESWKSEKIKFNFAAFLFESLWFAYRKMYLGAGVLLILNLIINLITFLLLINTKFFMGGTILVLFIRIYIGFKANDLYFNKAKNTLNKKGFQMEDKECGTSYLGVAVIVFLAVVFQVLLDFYLGVTLYYQN; encoded by the coding sequence ATGGACGAAAAATTAAAATATGTTCAAAAACATTCAGGTAGTTTAGAAGATTTTGTAAAAAAAAATTCTAGTTATTATTTAGAGAGTTGGAAAAGTGAAAAGATCAAATTTAATTTTGCTGCTTTTTTATTTGAAAGCCTTTGGTTTGCATACAGAAAAATGTATCTTGGAGCAGGAGTGCTTTTAATATTAAATTTGATTATAAATTTAATAACATTTTTACTTTTAATAAATACTAAATTTTTTATGGGTGGAACTATTTTAGTCTTGTTTATAAGAATATATATTGGTTTTAAAGCTAATGATTTATATTTTAATAAAGCAAAAAACACATTAAATAAAAAAGGATTCCAAATGGAAGATAAAGAATGTGGAACAAGCTATTTAGGAGTAGCAGTAATAGTGTTCTTAGCAGTAGTATTTCAAGTACTTTTAGATTTTTATTTAGGAGTAACGTTGTATTATCAAAATTAA
- a CDS encoding SIMPL domain-containing protein has product MKKTIGPLFILTSFMALANETPTISVTGTGTISAKPDTFSIVATVETINTNSQTAINDNTQIINKAISQLKKTGLKENNIKTENYSLNYRSDYNSKDGEMKYYVRNQILITSNDLEKAGTVLTALNNGGVNNIGEINFFIADRKELEDKAYKLAYENAKSKASLIAGIDDFKISPKNIDLNYSMPRPMSFMLNNSYKSDDTPIPVTVPNNIDVTASMNVIFYMEK; this is encoded by the coding sequence ATGAAAAAAACAATTGGTCCTTTATTTATTTTAACTTCTTTTATGGCTTTAGCTAATGAGACACCTACAATCTCTGTTACGGGAACAGGTACAATCTCTGCAAAACCAGATACATTTAGTATTGTTGCTACTGTTGAAACAATTAATACAAATTCTCAGACAGCAATTAATGATAATACACAAATTATCAATAAGGCTATTAGTCAACTAAAAAAAACTGGATTAAAGGAAAATAATATAAAAACTGAAAATTACTCTCTAAACTATAGAAGTGATTATAACTCAAAAGATGGTGAGATGAAATATTACGTTCGTAACCAAATTTTAATTACAAGTAATGATTTAGAAAAAGCTGGAACAGTTCTAACTGCTCTTAACAATGGTGGAGTTAATAACATTGGAGAAATAAACTTTTTCATCGCTGATAGAAAAGAATTAGAAGATAAAGCTTATAAATTAGCTTATGAAAATGCTAAATCAAAAGCTAGTTTAATTGCTGGAATTGATGACTTTAAAATTTCTCCTAAAAATATTGATTTAAATTATTCTATGCCAAGACCAATGTCTTTCATGTTGAATAATTCTTATAAAAGTGATGATACTCCAATTCCAGTTACTGTTCCTAATAATATTGATGTAACTGCTAGTATGAATGTTATATTCTACATGGAAAAATAA
- a CDS encoding nitroreductase family protein, with protein MLNELLIKTRSHRTFDSTEITTETLESLVNAAHLGGSARNSQTLRYTLVTSQSLCHKIFPHTAWAGAIPWSPTLEDGPKAYILISTLKENTLSPITLGIDIGIACQNILLKATDMELGGCLIGAFNKLDVSKTLDLDTDTYTPQILIALGKPTDTVIITKGNVDNLKYHRDVEKNVHYVPKLSLDTLILKKF; from the coding sequence ATGTTAAATGAACTTTTAATTAAAACTCGTTCTCATAGAACTTTTGATTCTACTGAAATCACCACTGAAACTCTTGAATCTTTAGTTAATGCTGCCCACTTAGGTGGTTCTGCAAGAAATAGCCAAACTTTAAGATATACTCTTGTTACTTCTCAGAGTCTATGTCATAAAATTTTTCCTCATACTGCTTGGGCTGGAGCTATCCCTTGGAGTCCAACTTTAGAGGATGGACCTAAAGCTTATATTCTTATTAGTACATTAAAAGAAAATACTCTTTCCCCTATTACTTTAGGAATTGATATTGGAATTGCATGTCAAAATATTCTTTTAAAAGCTACTGACATGGAATTAGGTGGGTGTTTAATTGGTGCTTTTAACAAATTAGATGTATCAAAAACTTTAGATTTAGATACTGACACATATACTCCTCAAATTTTAATAGCATTGGGAAAACCAACCGATACTGTAATTATTACAAAAGGAAATGTAGACAACTTAAAGTATCATAGAGATGTTGAAAAGAATGTACATTATGTACCTAAACTTTCTCTTGATACATTAATTTTAAAAAAATTTTAG
- a CDS encoding AMP-binding protein, which yields MDFIYDRKKTAVIFKDKEYSYYELIKMAKIYSSLLNVNKEDRVAIYMENRPEYMGAVLGIWDKKGTCTNLDASYGSEQLVYVFNDSNPKYIITSNENIKNAEEAKEKSKSDIIILNVDEIDLSKDIVIEKVSVECLEKEDVAVMLYTSGTTGNPKGVMLTYDNIMSNVDAIKEIKMVTAEDRILALLPFHHILPLSFTVLMPLNFGSLVVILDELSSEAIKQNLQKYKITVVIGVPRVWEMFHKGILGKIKSSSATYKLFKICKSLNIMSLNKIIFKKIQEAFGGNIRFLVSGGAKLDKEICEDFYTFGFTMLEGYGLTETSPIISFNRLDNNVAGTVGTALPGVKIKLEDDGEIVVKGRNVMKGYYNKPEATAEAIDNEGWFHTGDLGQFDGDHLKIIGRKKEMIVLSNGKNINPSDIEVEIMKNTDLIQEVAVTENEKHLIAIVYPNFKVLEEKKIANAKEAIKWEVIDKYNITAPKYRKILDIVIVKEELPKTKLGKLRRFMLKDLLKGISLKKGDSEEVVAEKVVEKKVSTSKELNTQEFKVMSKFIGTLHDEIQIIPESHLEIDLGLDSLDVVEIITFIQNTYGVNISEEDFSRIKTVEALCQYIREKGGNFEEKEINWKKIFEEPVELKMPTSKYVMTTVNLLKPFFNLYVKLQKNTDKLQKNSPVIYVGNHQSMLDAFAFGQTLPKEVLKNTYFLAINIHFEGKLKKYLAENGNIILVDVNKNLKETLKIAAKVLKEGKNLVIFPEGARTRDGELQDFKKTFAILSKELEISVVPFAIKGAYELMPYGKTFPISGEMSVTILDEINPKDKTVEEIVKLTRNSIKEKIYN from the coding sequence ATGGATTTTATATATGATAGAAAGAAAACAGCGGTAATTTTTAAAGATAAAGAGTATTCATATTATGAACTTATAAAAATGGCTAAAATATATTCAAGTTTATTAAATGTAAATAAAGAGGACAGAGTAGCAATTTATATGGAAAATAGACCAGAATATATGGGAGCAGTTTTAGGTATATGGGATAAAAAAGGAACTTGTACGAATTTAGATGCAAGCTATGGTTCAGAGCAATTAGTATATGTATTTAATGATTCAAATCCAAAATACATAATAACATCTAATGAAAATATAAAAAATGCAGAAGAAGCTAAAGAAAAATCAAAATCAGACATAATTATTTTAAATGTGGATGAAATAGATTTATCAAAAGATATTGTTATAGAAAAAGTGAGTGTTGAGTGTTTAGAAAAAGAAGATGTAGCTGTAATGCTATATACATCTGGAACAACAGGAAATCCAAAAGGAGTAATGTTAACATATGATAATATAATGTCTAATGTAGATGCAATAAAAGAGATAAAAATGGTAACTGCAGAGGATAGAATATTGGCTTTATTGCCATTTCATCATATATTACCTTTGTCATTCACAGTTTTAATGCCTTTAAACTTTGGATCGTTAGTTGTTATATTGGATGAATTATCTTCAGAAGCGATAAAACAAAATTTACAAAAATATAAAATAACTGTTGTGATAGGAGTTCCAAGAGTTTGGGAGATGTTCCATAAGGGAATTTTAGGAAAAATAAAATCTAGTTCAGCAACTTATAAATTATTTAAGATTTGTAAATCATTAAATATAATGTCTTTAAATAAAATAATATTTAAAAAGATTCAAGAAGCTTTTGGTGGAAATATAAGATTTTTAGTTTCAGGAGGAGCAAAATTAGATAAAGAGATTTGTGAAGATTTTTATACTTTTGGATTTACTATGTTAGAAGGGTATGGACTTACAGAGACTTCTCCAATAATATCTTTCAATAGACTTGATAACAATGTGGCAGGAACTGTTGGAACAGCTCTTCCAGGAGTAAAAATAAAGTTGGAAGATGACGGTGAGATTGTTGTAAAAGGTAGAAATGTAATGAAAGGTTATTATAATAAACCTGAAGCAACAGCTGAAGCAATCGATAATGAAGGTTGGTTTCATACAGGAGATTTAGGACAATTTGATGGAGATCATTTAAAAATAATTGGAAGAAAAAAAGAAATGATTGTTTTATCAAATGGAAAAAATATAAATCCATCAGATATTGAAGTAGAAATAATGAAAAATACAGATTTAATTCAAGAAGTAGCAGTAACAGAAAACGAAAAACATTTAATAGCAATTGTGTATCCAAATTTTAAAGTCTTAGAAGAAAAAAAGATTGCTAATGCTAAAGAAGCTATAAAGTGGGAAGTTATAGATAAGTACAATATAACTGCACCAAAATACAGAAAAATATTAGATATTGTAATTGTAAAGGAAGAATTACCGAAAACAAAACTAGGAAAACTTAGAAGGTTTATGTTGAAAGATTTACTAAAAGGAATTAGTTTGAAAAAAGGGGATTCTGAAGAAGTTGTAGCAGAAAAAGTTGTTGAAAAGAAGGTTTCAACATCAAAAGAATTAAATACTCAAGAGTTTAAAGTAATGTCAAAATTTATAGGAACTTTACACGATGAAATTCAAATAATTCCAGAGTCGCATTTAGAAATTGATTTAGGATTAGATTCATTAGACGTAGTTGAGATAATAACATTTATTCAAAATACTTATGGTGTAAATATTTCAGAAGAGGATTTTTCTAGAATCAAAACGGTTGAAGCTCTTTGTCAATATATTAGAGAAAAAGGTGGAAACTTTGAAGAGAAAGAGATAAATTGGAAAAAAATATTTGAAGAGCCAGTAGAGTTAAAAATGCCAACTTCTAAGTATGTTATGACAACAGTAAATTTATTAAAACCATTTTTTAATTTATATGTAAAGTTACAAAAAAATACAGATAAATTGCAAAAAAACTCACCTGTTATTTATGTTGGAAATCATCAAAGTATGTTAGATGCCTTTGCGTTTGGTCAAACATTACCGAAAGAGGTTTTAAAAAATACATATTTCTTAGCGATTAATATTCATTTTGAAGGTAAGTTAAAAAAATATTTAGCTGAAAATGGAAATATAATATTAGTTGATGTTAACAAAAATTTAAAAGAAACTTTAAAAATAGCTGCAAAGGTTTTAAAAGAAGGAAAGAATTTGGTAATATTCCCAGAAGGAGCAAGAACAAGAGATGGGGAATTACAAGATTTTAAAAAGACTTTTGCAATTTTATCTAAGGAATTAGAGATAAGTGTTGTCCCGTTCGCAATAAAAGGTGCATATGAGTTAATGCCGTATGGAAAAACATTCCCAATTTCTGGTGAAATGAGTGTGACAATATTAGATGAAATAAACCCTAAAGATAAAACGGTTGAAGAGATAGTAAAACTTACTAGAAATTCAATTAAAGAAAAAATATATAATTAA